In Acholeplasma equirhinis, the following proteins share a genomic window:
- the hrcA gene encoding heat-inducible transcriptional repressor HrcA, with translation MLTSRQKLILKAIIEIYQETAEPVGSKTLMNLPYLDFSSATLRYDMALLEELGYLEKTHTSSGRVPSDKGYRYYVDNLVTRDSEVAKVFPLVDEIFAKNTLARDKAVQEALNLLSEITKYTAVAVGPDSNEAKIKRIDFIPLSDSDAVILIVTDQGHVQHQQIHLSGNSSVSELKEVIKTLDDLLKDRLLNEAIEILKSEQATQELNAFMTYQAQIIDSFIQAFSKFASDSFYLSGMTNVFEQPEFNNVNHIKKFMDMMERREIVKLIGNEDGLSIRFSSDMEIIPMDQMTIVSVPYQISNEEKGTIALLGPSRMAYKKVIPLLEYIAANLAKLYKKDEE, from the coding sequence ATGCTGACTTCACGTCAAAAACTGATTCTAAAGGCAATTATTGAAATATATCAAGAAACAGCAGAACCTGTAGGATCAAAAACACTGATGAATCTTCCTTATTTAGATTTTTCAAGTGCAACTTTGCGATATGATATGGCATTACTTGAAGAATTAGGTTATTTAGAAAAAACGCATACTTCATCAGGTAGAGTACCTTCTGATAAAGGTTATAGATATTATGTAGATAATCTAGTAACAAGAGACTCAGAAGTTGCAAAAGTATTTCCATTAGTTGATGAAATATTTGCGAAAAACACATTGGCTCGTGATAAAGCGGTGCAAGAAGCACTCAATTTATTGAGTGAAATTACTAAATATACAGCTGTTGCAGTTGGACCTGACAGTAATGAAGCTAAAATTAAACGCATTGATTTTATCCCATTATCTGATTCAGATGCAGTGATCTTAATCGTAACTGATCAAGGTCATGTGCAACATCAACAAATTCATTTATCGGGTAATTCATCCGTATCTGAATTGAAAGAAGTTATAAAAACACTTGATGATTTATTAAAAGACAGATTATTAAATGAAGCGATTGAGATTCTTAAGAGTGAACAAGCAACCCAAGAACTCAATGCATTTATGACGTATCAAGCCCAAATTATTGATTCTTTTATTCAAGCATTTAGTAAATTTGCATCAGATTCATTCTATTTATCTGGTATGACGAATGTGTTTGAACAACCAGAATTTAATAATGTGAATCATATTAAAAAATTCATGGATATGATGGAAAGAAGAGAAATTGTCAAACTAATTGGTAATGAAGATGGATTATCAATTAGATTCTCATCCGATATGGAAATTATTCCTATGGATCAAATGACAATTGTCTCGGTTCCCTATCAAATCAGTAATGAAGAAAAAGGAACAATCGCATTACTAGGTCCATCACGTATGGCATACAAGAAAGTCATTCCATTATTGGAATATATTGCAGCCAATTTGGCAAAATTATATAAAAAAGATGAGGAGTAG
- a CDS encoding lysophospholipid acyltransferase family protein — translation MDKNNQNRVEHDYQTISAKPVELKKDYNFFNHNPFFKMLSFFVVLLIKIFVFFIYGKVFRGLKIRGKKNFKHLKKDRFILVSNHMHVMDAVWIGAAIFPKKIYVTMLQSNLGLPVVGKILRVAGGIPIPETKDHMIRFLGELKTELSKKTPVLVMPEAAIKPYHVGIRKFLSGAFRFAVDTDSKILPIVYIYKKPKGLFKYIKKKPWLEMHVLDPITPIIGQTSKESLTLTKDYVHSVMSKHFNTYSDLKEDGYEEK, via the coding sequence GTGGATAAAAATAATCAAAACCGCGTAGAACACGACTATCAAACAATTTCTGCGAAACCTGTAGAACTAAAAAAAGATTATAATTTCTTTAACCATAATCCATTTTTTAAAATGTTGTCTTTTTTTGTTGTCTTGTTGATTAAAATATTTGTCTTTTTCATATACGGGAAAGTTTTTAGAGGCCTCAAAATAAGGGGAAAGAAAAATTTCAAACATCTTAAAAAAGATAGATTTATACTTGTTTCAAATCATATGCATGTCATGGATGCAGTATGGATTGGTGCTGCTATTTTCCCTAAAAAAATCTATGTTACGATGTTACAATCAAATTTAGGTTTACCTGTTGTTGGTAAAATCTTACGTGTTGCTGGTGGTATTCCAATTCCTGAAACTAAAGATCATATGATTAGATTCTTAGGTGAACTTAAGACTGAACTTTCAAAAAAAACACCAGTACTTGTCATGCCTGAAGCTGCGATAAAACCTTACCATGTAGGTATTCGTAAATTTTTATCTGGTGCATTCCGCTTTGCTGTTGATACAGATAGTAAAATCTTACCAATTGTTTATATTTATAAAAAACCTAAGGGATTATTCAAATATATTAAGAAAAAACCTTGGTTAGAAATGCATGTTTTAGATCCAATCACTCCAATCATTGGGCAAACAAGTAAAGAGTCACTAACACTTACAAAAGATTATGTACATTCCGTGATGTCAAAACATTTTAATACTTACTCTGATTTAAAGGAGGACGGTTATGAAGAAAAATGA
- the dnaK gene encoding molecular chaperone DnaK produces the protein MAKTNKIIGIDLGTTNSCVSVMEGSEVKVITNAEGGRTTPSIVAFKGDEVLVGEIAKRQMITNPNTIYSIKRHMGDMNYTVDINGKKYTPQQISAFILQNLKKTAEDYLGATVTDAVITVPAYFNDAQRQATKDAGTIAGLNVRRIINEPTASALAYGIDKTEKEQTILVFDLGGGTFDVSILHLADGTFEVVSTAGDNRLGGDDFDEKVYRYLAEEFKKEQGVDLLQDKMALQRLRDAAEKAKKELSSATTTTISLPFITMGAAGPLHLEQTLTRAKFNEITKDLVDRCLGPVRRALQDAKLTNNDIHQVLLVGGSTRIPAVQELVIKEFGKEPNRSVNPDEVVAMGAAIQGAVLAGDVKDVLLLDVTPLSLGIETLGGVFTKLIERNTTIPTSKSQVFSTASDNQPAVDIHVLQGERPMAQDNKTLGRFQLTDIPPAPRGIPQIEVTFDIDANGIVSVRAKDLGTNKEQKITISGNGGLSKEEIEKMIKQAEENKEADEKRKEEADLRNESDNIIFSAKKAIEDLGQEVTEDEKSQVESAISSLEEALKGSDLDDIRAKKDELVKASQSIAIKAYEKVNKDKGQSNDNGDNTVDAEFTDKN, from the coding sequence ATGGCGAAGACAAATAAAATTATTGGTATTGACTTAGGTACTACAAACTCATGTGTTTCCGTAATGGAAGGATCAGAAGTAAAAGTAATTACAAATGCTGAAGGTGGTAGAACTACACCATCTATCGTTGCATTTAAAGGTGATGAGGTTTTAGTTGGAGAAATCGCTAAACGTCAAATGATTACTAACCCAAATACGATTTACAGTATTAAACGTCATATGGGTGATATGAATTACACAGTTGACATTAACGGTAAAAAATACACACCACAACAAATTTCAGCATTCATTTTACAAAATTTAAAGAAAACAGCTGAAGATTATTTAGGTGCAACTGTAACAGATGCAGTTATTACAGTTCCTGCATATTTCAACGATGCGCAACGTCAAGCAACTAAAGATGCTGGTACAATTGCTGGTTTAAATGTTAGAAGAATTATTAACGAACCAACGGCATCAGCTTTAGCATATGGTATTGATAAAACTGAAAAAGAACAGACTATCTTAGTCTTTGACTTAGGTGGTGGTACATTCGACGTATCAATCTTACATTTAGCTGATGGTACATTTGAAGTTGTATCAACTGCAGGTGACAACCGTTTAGGTGGAGATGACTTCGATGAAAAAGTATATCGTTATCTTGCAGAAGAATTCAAAAAAGAACAAGGTGTTGACTTATTACAAGACAAAATGGCTTTACAACGCTTAAGAGATGCTGCTGAAAAAGCTAAGAAAGAATTATCTTCAGCGACAACAACAACAATTTCTCTACCATTTATTACGATGGGAGCTGCTGGTCCATTACACTTAGAACAAACTCTAACACGTGCTAAATTCAATGAGATCACTAAAGATTTAGTTGATCGCTGTTTAGGTCCAGTGCGTCGTGCATTACAAGATGCTAAATTAACAAACAATGATATCCATCAAGTATTATTGGTTGGTGGTTCTACACGTATTCCAGCTGTTCAAGAATTAGTTATTAAAGAATTTGGTAAGGAACCAAATAGATCAGTAAACCCTGATGAAGTTGTTGCTATGGGTGCTGCAATTCAAGGTGCTGTCTTAGCGGGTGATGTTAAAGATGTCTTATTATTAGACGTTACACCATTATCACTTGGTATTGAAACTTTAGGTGGTGTATTTACTAAATTAATCGAAAGAAATACAACAATTCCTACATCAAAATCTCAAGTATTCTCAACTGCATCAGATAATCAACCAGCTGTTGATATTCACGTTTTACAAGGTGAAAGACCAATGGCTCAAGATAATAAGACTTTAGGTAGATTCCAATTAACAGATATTCCACCTGCTCCACGTGGTATTCCTCAAATTGAAGTTACATTTGATATTGATGCGAATGGTATTGTCTCTGTACGTGCTAAAGATTTAGGTACAAATAAAGAACAAAAGATTACAATTAGCGGTAATGGTGGATTATCTAAAGAAGAAATCGAAAAGATGATCAAACAAGCTGAAGAAAATAAAGAAGCGGATGAAAAACGTAAAGAAGAAGCTGATTTACGTAATGAATCAGATAATATCATCTTCTCAGCTAAAAAAGCAATTGAAGATTTAGGTCAAGAAGTAACTGAAGATGAAAAATCACAAGTTGAATCAGCAATTTCTTCATTAGAAGAAGCATTAAAAGGTTCAGATTTAGATGATATCAGAGCTAAAAAAGATGAACTTGTCAAAGCTAGCCAATCAATTGCTATTAAAGCTTATGAAAAAGTAAACAAAGATAAAGGTCAATCTAATGACAACGGTGACAACACTGTTGACGCTGAATTTACTGACAAAAACTAA
- a CDS encoding Fur family transcriptional regulator, translating into MKKNEILSEGNRFTKARKALLEILVNRHLTFKELQNELIKKGFKNVSTLYNNLEFFLENGLIIEFDIDGVKYYDLGKDNPYHDQNSHLHLATKDEHGKITISELDYPEMYDAIKSHPVFKHYDIESVRILVTGSKKKL; encoded by the coding sequence ATGAAGAAAAATGAAATCCTTTCTGAAGGAAATCGCTTCACTAAAGCAAGAAAAGCTCTCCTTGAAATACTTGTAAATCGTCATTTGACTTTTAAGGAACTTCAAAATGAACTAATAAAAAAGGGCTTCAAAAACGTCTCAACCCTTTATAATAATTTAGAATTCTTTTTAGAAAATGGACTCATTATTGAATTTGATATTGATGGTGTTAAATACTATGATTTAGGTAAAGATAACCCTTATCACGATCAAAACTCTCATCTTCATCTTGCAACAAAAGATGAACACGGTAAAATTACAATTTCTGAACTTGATTATCCAGAAATGTATGATGCGATTAAATCACATCCTGTATTCAAACATTATGATATTGAATCTGTAAGAATACTCGTTACTGGTTCAAAGAAAAAATTATGA
- the grpE gene encoding nucleotide exchange factor GrpE, whose protein sequence is MAENQDIKDEKLTQENTSKKAKKSKLEAKIEELEAQLKEANDKYLRTLADAENFKKRIDQERIIDRKYAASNFAMELLVPYEQFSKIVEFNTDNDMLKNFLIGFKMIKDQFEQVLEKEGVKEIKALGEQFDAKAHYAIEKTSDKEKPNGTVLEVLQKGYMFKDRILRPAMVKVNEWSDENGEDK, encoded by the coding sequence TTGGCAGAAAATCAAGATATTAAAGATGAGAAGCTTACTCAAGAAAACACTTCAAAAAAAGCAAAAAAATCAAAATTAGAAGCTAAGATTGAAGAATTAGAAGCTCAACTTAAAGAAGCTAATGACAAATATTTAAGAACTTTAGCAGATGCAGAAAATTTTAAAAAGCGAATTGATCAAGAAAGAATTATTGATCGCAAATACGCAGCAAGTAACTTTGCAATGGAATTACTTGTTCCATATGAACAGTTTTCTAAAATAGTAGAATTTAACACCGATAACGATATGTTAAAAAACTTCTTAATTGGTTTCAAAATGATTAAAGATCAATTTGAACAAGTTTTAGAAAAAGAAGGTGTGAAAGAAATTAAAGCATTAGGTGAACAATTTGATGCAAAAGCACATTATGCAATTGAAAAAACATCTGATAAAGAAAAACCAAATGGAACAGTTTTAGAAGTATTACAAAAAGGATATATGTTTAAAGATAGAATATTACGACCAGCCATGGTTAAAGTTAACGAATGGAGTGATGAAAATGGCGAAGACAAATAA
- the dnaJ gene encoding molecular chaperone DnaJ, producing MAQQKRDYYEVLGISKTASTEEIKKAYRQLAKKYHPDVNKEPDAEAKFKEVQEAYDVLNDPQKRSQYDQFGHAGAQGDPFGGFGGFGGAGGFGGFEDIINSFFGGGGRQQRREKSQGDDIQMRMTIDFMEAVLGTKKAVEVELTEDCHHCHGTGAESSKDVDVCSRCHGAGYINVDQRTILGTMRTQTVCPQCQGKGQTIKNKCHVCSGSGRTRTKKNVDVKIPAGVDDGMTLRVPGYGHGGKKGAESGDLYITFKVKPHKIFKREKNEIVLDLPITFAQAALGDKVEVPTIYGKVDLSIPAGIQSGTVLRLKDKGIQDVRSGRKGDQHVVVQVETPKNLSSEERKIFEQLGKLDGNRKKTTWEKFKEFFTN from the coding sequence ATGGCACAACAAAAACGAGATTATTATGAAGTGCTTGGTATATCCAAGACTGCTTCAACTGAAGAAATAAAAAAAGCATATCGACAGCTTGCGAAGAAATATCACCCAGATGTGAATAAAGAACCAGATGCTGAAGCCAAATTCAAGGAAGTACAAGAAGCTTACGATGTGTTAAATGACCCACAAAAACGAAGCCAATATGACCAATTTGGACATGCTGGTGCACAAGGAGATCCATTTGGAGGCTTTGGTGGTTTTGGTGGTGCAGGAGGATTTGGTGGCTTTGAAGATATCATCAATTCATTCTTTGGTGGCGGTGGTAGACAACAACGCCGTGAAAAGAGTCAAGGTGATGATATTCAAATGCGCATGACAATTGATTTCATGGAAGCTGTTCTAGGTACTAAAAAAGCAGTTGAAGTTGAATTAACTGAAGATTGTCATCATTGCCATGGTACCGGTGCAGAATCAAGTAAAGATGTTGATGTATGTAGTCGTTGTCATGGTGCAGGATATATTAATGTAGATCAACGCACTATTTTAGGTACTATGCGTACACAAACTGTATGTCCTCAATGTCAAGGTAAAGGTCAAACTATTAAAAATAAATGTCATGTTTGTTCAGGTTCAGGCCGTACAAGAACTAAGAAAAATGTAGATGTTAAAATCCCTGCTGGCGTAGATGATGGTATGACACTTCGTGTACCAGGTTATGGCCATGGAGGTAAAAAAGGTGCAGAATCAGGTGACCTTTACATCACTTTCAAGGTGAAACCACATAAAATCTTCAAACGTGAAAAAAATGAAATTGTTCTGGATTTACCAATTACATTTGCCCAAGCTGCACTTGGAGATAAGGTAGAAGTTCCAACAATTTATGGAAAAGTTGACTTATCGATACCAGCGGGTATTCAATCAGGAACTGTTTTAAGACTTAAAGATAAAGGTATTCAAGATGTTCGTTCTGGTAGAAAAGGTGATCAACATGTAGTTGTACAAGTTGAAACACCGAAGAACTTATCTTCAGAGGAACGTAAGATTTTTGAACAACTTGGTAAGTTAGACGGAAACAGAAAAAAAACAACTTGGGAAAAATTTAAAGAATTTTTTACAAATTAA
- a CDS encoding YceD family protein yields the protein MKLIVKELEKLTSIEETLNLNSFLNESVDLIELKDVLVRGKILKSFEEVKLNLAVNLTVIQKCARTLLPVTYPLEFETEIIYSKDDKTYDYYLSDTIDLDQIIFAEILLEKEPFVYHESAKDYIDESEGSGHPAFQALKIDTK from the coding sequence ATGAAGCTAATCGTTAAAGAACTAGAAAAACTGACCTCAATTGAAGAAACTTTAAATCTTAACAGTTTCTTAAATGAGTCTGTAGATTTAATCGAATTAAAGGATGTTTTAGTCCGTGGTAAAATTCTTAAATCATTTGAAGAAGTTAAATTAAACTTAGCAGTAAACTTAACAGTCATTCAAAAATGTGCAAGAACTTTATTACCTGTAACTTATCCATTAGAGTTTGAAACGGAAATTATCTACTCAAAAGATGATAAAACGTATGATTATTATTTAAGTGATACGATTGACTTAGATCAAATCATATTTGCTGAAATTCTCTTGGAAAAAGAACCTTTTGTTTATCATGAATCTGCAAAAGATTATATTGATGAATCTGAAGGCAGTGGGCATCCTGCTTTTCAAGCGTTAAAAATAGATACCAAATAG
- the rsmH gene encoding 16S rRNA (cytosine(1402)-N(4))-methyltransferase RsmH, with product MEHFSVLLQESIENLNIKKDGIYVDLTLGGGGHSFEILKRLKTGHLYAFDQDLYAISRAEERLKAFKNKTIIHANFKEMKSKLLELGVTKVDGILMDLGLSSFQIDDETRGFSYLKDHELDMRMDRTLTFTAKDVVNNYSLEDLTRIFREYGEEKNAYQIAKMIIKRRPLETTFDLVKITDIVNRDSKGHSAKRVFQALRIEVNQELEVLKTVLSQSLKFLKPGGRLACITFHSLEDKIVKHFMKTNSEINLPKNVDIRNVPKPPLNLVSRKGIDPSKEELELNKRSHSAKLRVAEKS from the coding sequence ATGGAACATTTTTCAGTCTTACTACAAGAATCAATTGAAAATTTAAATATTAAAAAAGATGGCATTTATGTCGACTTAACATTAGGCGGTGGTGGTCACTCCTTTGAAATTCTCAAAAGACTTAAGACTGGTCACCTTTATGCATTTGACCAAGACTTATACGCCATTTCACGTGCAGAAGAACGTTTAAAAGCATTCAAGAATAAAACGATTATTCACGCTAACTTCAAAGAAATGAAGTCAAAGTTGTTGGAATTAGGTGTTACTAAAGTCGATGGTATATTAATGGATCTTGGATTATCATCTTTCCAAATTGATGATGAGACAAGAGGTTTTTCATATCTTAAAGATCATGAACTTGATATGAGAATGGATAGAACGTTAACATTTACTGCAAAAGATGTTGTAAATAATTACAGTTTAGAAGATTTAACACGTATTTTTAGAGAATACGGCGAAGAGAAAAATGCATATCAAATTGCCAAAATGATTATAAAAAGACGTCCACTAGAAACGACATTTGATTTAGTTAAGATTACAGATATCGTGAATCGGGATTCTAAAGGTCATTCAGCTAAACGTGTGTTCCAGGCATTAAGAATTGAAGTTAACCAAGAATTAGAAGTATTAAAAACAGTGCTTTCCCAATCATTGAAGTTTTTAAAACCTGGTGGTCGACTTGCATGTATCACATTCCATTCACTTGAAGATAAAATCGTAAAACATTTCATGAAAACAAATAGTGAAATAAATCTCCCTAAAAATGTTGATATTAGAAATGTACCAAAACCACCTTTAAATCTTGTTTCTAGAAAGGGTATCGACCCTTCAAAAGAAGAACTTGAATTAAATAAAAGAAGCCACTCCGCAAAACTTAGAGTGGCTGAAAAATCATAA
- the rpmF gene encoding 50S ribosomal protein L32 — protein sequence MGAIFRRHSKGSKGRRRSHYKLKTPTIVVDPQTGEFTLPHRVTPNSGYYKGQLVLEKKNKETK from the coding sequence ATGGGTGCAATTTTTAGAAGACACAGTAAAGGATCTAAAGGTCGTCGTCGTTCTCACTATAAGTTAAAGACTCCAACAATCGTTGTTGATCCACAAACTGGTGAATTCACATTACCACACCGCGTTACACCAAACAGCGGATATTACAAAGGTCAATTAGTTTTAGAAAAGAAAAATAAAGAAACTAAATAA
- the nadD gene encoding nicotinate (nicotinamide) nucleotide adenylyltransferase, with the protein MVLVYGGTFNPPTKAHFEIVEQLKLTFKPEKIIIVPVGNSYTWKQGLVSFKHRFTMLQNMFENDEAILISDAEDKPDFKGTYALLEELSKTYQEIYFVLGTDNLINLDKWINYEKLLKEFGFVVISRRKYLADYTIFERFQTPYYKFYFDSDISSSRIRREFHKYKTDLKEEVLNYIEKEKLYQGENL; encoded by the coding sequence ATGGTTTTAGTCTATGGTGGTACGTTCAATCCGCCTACAAAAGCACATTTTGAAATCGTCGAACAATTAAAATTAACGTTTAAACCAGAAAAGATTATTATTGTTCCTGTAGGTAATTCATATACATGGAAACAAGGACTCGTTTCATTTAAACATCGTTTTACAATGCTTCAAAATATGTTTGAAAATGATGAAGCTATTTTAATTTCCGATGCAGAAGATAAACCAGATTTTAAAGGTACTTATGCATTATTAGAAGAGTTAAGTAAAACATATCAAGAGATATATTTTGTCTTAGGCACAGATAATTTAATTAATTTAGATAAATGGATTAATTATGAAAAATTATTAAAGGAATTTGGGTTTGTAGTTATCTCAAGACGTAAATACCTTGCTGATTATACAATTTTCGAAAGATTCCAAACACCATATTATAAATTTTATTTTGATAGTGACATATCAAGTTCTAGAATTAGAAGAGAATTTCACAAATATAAAACCGATCTTAAAGAAGAAGTTCTAAACTACATTGAAAAAGAGAAACTTTATCAAGGAGAAAACTTATGA
- a CDS encoding lipoate--protein ligase, whose protein sequence is MILVKHHNEGNYEPFFYYALEHYILNELLKGDETYFFTWRLKGIISGKNQVIENEVNFPYVKEHGIKVFRRPTGGGSVYADENNTMFTIITKRSPEGFSFKKYLGKIIDAFKKLGVNLEFSGRNDILLDGKKVSGNAFLQNKNGMLMHGTMMYDLDIETMVRALNPPDEKLISKGIESVRSRVNNLKPYLNGMSHDALIEYLENELTDEVYELSEAEVEKLWKDAQYYMTDEFLYQIQPPFTQVLKKRFSWGGFELKLDIKEGIIEHAKIHGDFFELQDLKPFEDALVGQKYTFKFLEKVCENHPISEYILGSIDQDLIDLFKDAFLNV, encoded by the coding sequence ATGATTTTAGTAAAACATCACAACGAAGGAAACTATGAACCATTCTTTTATTATGCCTTAGAACATTACATTTTAAATGAGCTTTTAAAAGGTGATGAAACATACTTTTTTACATGGCGTTTAAAAGGTATTATTTCAGGTAAAAATCAAGTAATTGAAAATGAAGTGAACTTTCCATATGTCAAGGAACATGGTATCAAAGTATTTAGAAGACCAACCGGTGGTGGATCAGTTTATGCAGATGAAAACAACACCATGTTTACCATTATTACAAAGCGATCTCCTGAAGGATTTTCATTCAAAAAATATCTTGGAAAAATCATCGATGCATTTAAAAAACTAGGTGTAAATCTTGAATTCAGTGGTAGAAATGATATTCTTTTAGATGGAAAAAAAGTATCAGGAAATGCCTTTTTACAAAATAAAAATGGTATGCTAATGCATGGCACTATGATGTATGATTTAGACATTGAGACAATGGTTAGAGCACTTAACCCACCAGATGAAAAACTAATTTCAAAAGGTATTGAATCAGTTCGTTCAAGAGTGAATAACTTAAAGCCATATCTAAATGGTATGTCACATGATGCGTTGATAGAATATCTTGAAAATGAATTAACAGACGAAGTCTATGAATTGAGCGAAGCTGAAGTTGAAAAACTTTGGAAGGATGCACAATACTATATGACAGATGAGTTTTTATATCAAATTCAACCACCGTTTACTCAAGTCCTAAAGAAGAGATTTTCGTGGGGTGGATTTGAATTAAAATTAGACATCAAAGAAGGTATCATTGAACATGCAAAAATTCACGGTGACTTTTTTGAATTGCAAGATTTAAAACCATTTGAAGATGCTTTAGTTGGTCAAAAATACACATTTAAATTCTTAGAAAAAGTATGTGAAAATCACCCTATTTCTGAGTATATTCTAGGATCTATTGACCAAGATTTGATTGATTTGTTTAAAGATGCATTTTTAAATGTCTAA